A window of the Tessaracoccus sp. MC1865 genome harbors these coding sequences:
- the pyrF gene encoding orotidine-5'-phosphate decarboxylase yields the protein MTYAEKLTAATASRGRLCVGIDPMPSVLAAWGLPHSVDGLERCARGIVEGIGDIVAVFKPQSAFFEAFGSRGVAVLERVLEDIRQAGALSILDVKRGDIGSSMDGYATAFLGDDAPTRADAITLSPYLGVGSLQPAIDAAVAGGQGLYVLARTSNPEGASVQLATTGGVTVAQHVVDTIAALNPSADHAVGLVVGGTHGDSGCDLSDFNASILVPGLGAQGGTVAGIAELFGQSLKHVLPTTSRAVIGSGHDKLREKTTTLQSEIASLLT from the coding sequence ATGACCTACGCCGAGAAACTGACCGCCGCCACAGCTTCGCGTGGTCGCCTGTGCGTCGGCATCGACCCGATGCCGTCCGTGCTAGCGGCCTGGGGCCTGCCCCACAGCGTCGACGGGCTCGAGCGCTGCGCCCGGGGCATCGTCGAGGGGATCGGCGACATCGTGGCCGTCTTCAAGCCGCAGTCCGCCTTCTTCGAGGCCTTCGGTTCCAGGGGCGTCGCCGTCCTGGAGCGGGTCCTTGAGGACATCCGGCAGGCCGGTGCGCTCAGCATCCTCGACGTGAAACGCGGTGACATCGGGTCCTCGATGGACGGTTACGCCACCGCGTTCCTGGGCGACGACGCACCCACCCGCGCAGACGCCATCACGCTGTCGCCGTACCTCGGGGTCGGCTCGCTGCAGCCGGCGATCGACGCGGCGGTGGCCGGTGGACAGGGCCTCTACGTGCTGGCCCGCACGTCCAACCCTGAGGGTGCGTCGGTGCAGCTGGCCACCACCGGGGGCGTCACCGTCGCCCAACACGTCGTGGATACCATCGCGGCGCTCAACCCCTCCGCGGATCACGCTGTGGGGCTCGTGGTGGGCGGCACGCACGGCGACTCCGGGTGTGATCTGAGCGACTTCAACGCGTCCATCCTCGTGCCGGGTCTCGGCGCCCAAGGCGGTACCGTCGCGGGAATAGCGGAATTGTTCGGGCAAAGCCTGAAGCACGTGTTGCCCACCACGAGCCGGGCAGTGATCGGTTCGGGGCACGACAAGCTACGGGAGAAGACCACCACGCTGCAGTCGGAGATTGCGTCCCTGCTCACCTAA
- a CDS encoding quinone-dependent dihydroorotate dehydrogenase — MGAGLMVGLVTRGLRAGYHGLRAGLFRSAGGDPERVHEAMIDVLAKVPGGARGRVSDPVTVAGIRFPNRVGLAAGLDKDGVAAQAWARFGFGFAELGTVTALAQPGNPKPRVFRAVRSEGIVNRMGFNNRGAAALATTLRAKGIARGNCAVGIPLGISIGKSKVTPLEDATADYLTSLRLLAPFADYVAVNVSSPNTPGLRSLQAAHQLAELLGALTAEAASLNRHRPVPVFVKLAPDLEGADLAETLAVLNHSAVSGVIATNTTLSRHGLTPPDQHLARETGGLSGRPLTVRALAFVEHLAASTHLPLMGVGGIMSPADGSRMFDAGAALLQLYTGFIYEGPALVRGIQEYRKAS, encoded by the coding sequence ATGGGCGCAGGCCTGATGGTCGGCCTCGTCACCCGCGGGCTCCGGGCGGGATACCACGGCCTCCGGGCCGGCCTGTTCCGCTCCGCCGGGGGAGATCCCGAGCGGGTGCACGAGGCCATGATCGACGTGTTGGCCAAGGTCCCGGGCGGTGCCCGGGGCCGCGTGTCGGACCCGGTGACGGTGGCGGGCATCCGCTTCCCCAACCGGGTGGGTCTGGCCGCCGGCCTCGACAAGGACGGGGTCGCGGCCCAGGCCTGGGCACGTTTCGGTTTCGGCTTCGCCGAACTCGGCACGGTCACCGCGCTGGCGCAGCCGGGCAATCCCAAGCCCCGGGTGTTCCGCGCCGTCCGGTCCGAGGGCATCGTCAACCGCATGGGCTTCAACAACAGGGGAGCGGCCGCCCTCGCCACCACCCTGCGCGCGAAGGGCATCGCACGGGGCAACTGCGCAGTCGGCATCCCGCTGGGCATCTCCATCGGCAAGTCCAAGGTGACACCCCTGGAGGACGCGACGGCGGACTACCTCACGTCGCTGCGACTGCTCGCGCCCTTCGCCGACTATGTCGCCGTCAACGTCTCCAGCCCCAACACGCCCGGCCTGCGCAGCCTGCAGGCCGCGCACCAGCTGGCAGAACTGCTGGGTGCGCTCACAGCCGAGGCTGCGAGTCTCAACCGCCACCGGCCCGTGCCGGTGTTCGTGAAGCTGGCCCCAGATCTCGAGGGCGCAGATCTGGCGGAGACCCTCGCGGTGCTCAACCATTCGGCGGTGTCCGGCGTCATCGCCACCAACACCACGCTGTCGCGCCACGGGCTCACCCCTCCGGACCAGCATCTGGCCCGCGAGACGGGTGGGCTGAGCGGCCGGCCGTTGACCGTGAGGGCACTGGCATTCGTCGAGCACCTGGCGGCGTCCACGCACCTGCCCCTGATGGGGGTGGGCGGCATCATGAGCCCCGCTGACGGCAGTCGGATGTTCGACGCGGGCGCGGCGCTGCTACAGCTCTATACCGGATTCATCTACGAGGGCCCTGCGCTGGTGCGCGGGATCCAGGAATACAGGAAGGCGTCATGA
- the mihF gene encoding integration host factor, actinobacterial type gives MAIPQLSSAQLEAARAAATEARRARANLKEQVKNGDLSFTDALNKAVDDETLSRIKVVDLLRSMPRVGVTRAGEIMENLQIAPNRRIRGLGRHQVVRLTELFK, from the coding sequence ATGGCAATTCCTCAGTTGAGCAGCGCGCAGCTTGAAGCGGCCAGGGCGGCTGCCACAGAGGCACGCCGAGCCCGCGCGAACCTCAAGGAGCAGGTCAAGAACGGCGACCTCTCCTTCACCGATGCACTGAACAAGGCGGTCGACGACGAGACGCTGTCGCGGATCAAGGTGGTGGATCTGTTGCGCTCCATGCCACGCGTGGGCGTGACCCGGGCCGGCGAGATCATGGAGAACCTCCAGATCGCCCCCAACCGTCGCATCCGTGGGCTGGGCCGCCACCAGGTGGTCCGCCTCACTGAACTCTTCAAGTGA